One segment of Stappia sp. 28M-7 DNA contains the following:
- a CDS encoding extensin family protein yields MTASGVGAKAPLPQPRPYQAAPAQDGRGQAEDIPAHKPAVAGAADSAALPRPKPLVPGFASAGPAGDAGNSHFASAPASGDKPAPDSEAVTGCIEALRRVGATFERVPPVPGAGACGIEDAVSVSAVGGMALVPEAVLSCETAAVAARFAAQVIAPLASSTLGSDVAQIRVAASYHCRGRNRIAGARLSEHSFGRAIDIRGLILEDGREFAVAPRQTGGDARAATKLQKALRAAACGPFTTVLGPGSDAYHNDHFHLDTKPRRSPYCR; encoded by the coding sequence ATGACGGCCTCCGGGGTCGGCGCCAAGGCGCCGTTGCCGCAGCCAAGACCCTACCAGGCCGCCCCCGCGCAGGACGGGCGGGGACAGGCAGAGGATATCCCGGCGCACAAACCGGCAGTCGCCGGTGCCGCAGACAGCGCGGCCCTGCCGCGCCCCAAGCCGCTTGTCCCCGGTTTTGCGTCCGCCGGCCCGGCGGGCGATGCCGGGAACAGCCACTTCGCCTCCGCACCCGCGAGCGGGGACAAGCCTGCGCCGGACAGCGAGGCCGTCACCGGGTGTATCGAGGCCCTGCGCCGGGTCGGCGCCACCTTCGAGCGGGTGCCGCCCGTCCCGGGGGCGGGCGCCTGCGGCATCGAGGACGCGGTCTCCGTCTCGGCGGTCGGCGGCATGGCGCTGGTTCCCGAAGCCGTGCTCTCCTGCGAAACGGCGGCCGTTGCCGCACGTTTCGCCGCGCAGGTCATCGCACCGCTGGCCAGCTCCACCCTCGGCTCGGACGTGGCCCAGATCCGCGTCGCGGCCTCCTATCATTGCCGGGGCCGCAACCGCATCGCCGGAGCGCGGCTGAGCGAGCATTCCTTCGGCCGGGCCATCGATATTCGCGGGCTCATTCTGGAGGACGGGCGGGAGTTCGCCGTCGCCCCGCGCCAGACCGGCGGCGATGCGCGCGCTGCGACGAAGCTCCAGAAAGCGCTGCGTGCTGCGGCATGCGGACCCTTCACCACCGTGCTCGGGCCCGGCTCGGACGCCTATCACAACGATCACTTCCATCTCGACACCAAGCCGCGTCGTTCGCCCTATTGCCGCTAA